From Streptomyces sp. HUAS MG91, the proteins below share one genomic window:
- the map gene encoding type I methionyl aminopeptidase, whose translation MVQIKTPDQIRKMREAGLVVAAIHAATREAAVPGATTRDLDEVARKVLDEHGAKSNFLGYGGFPATICTSKNEVVVHGIPSEKVVLEDGDIISIDCGAIVDGWHGDAAYTAFVGSGHAPELIELSRVTEESMWAGIAAMKAGNRLVDISRAIETYIRRQPKPGGGKYGIVEDYGGHGIGTEMHMDPHLLNYVERRRGKGPKLVPGFCLAIEPMVALGTPRTAVLEDDWTVVSTDGTWSSHWEHSVAVTEEGPLVLTAPDGGKAKLAEMGITAAPDPLG comes from the coding sequence ATGGTGCAGATCAAGACCCCCGACCAGATTCGCAAGATGCGGGAGGCGGGGCTTGTCGTCGCGGCGATCCACGCCGCGACCCGTGAGGCGGCCGTGCCCGGCGCCACCACCCGGGACCTGGACGAGGTGGCGCGCAAGGTGCTCGACGAGCACGGCGCGAAGTCGAACTTCCTGGGCTACGGCGGGTTCCCCGCCACCATCTGCACCTCGAAGAACGAGGTCGTGGTCCACGGCATCCCGAGCGAGAAGGTCGTCCTGGAGGACGGCGACATCATCTCCATCGACTGCGGCGCGATCGTGGACGGCTGGCACGGCGACGCCGCGTACACCGCGTTCGTCGGTTCCGGTCACGCACCGGAGCTGATCGAGCTGTCCCGGGTGACCGAGGAGTCGATGTGGGCCGGTATCGCGGCCATGAAGGCCGGTAACCGCCTGGTGGACATCTCGCGGGCCATCGAGACGTACATCCGCCGCCAGCCCAAGCCCGGCGGCGGCAAGTACGGCATCGTCGAGGACTACGGCGGCCACGGCATCGGCACCGAGATGCACATGGACCCGCACCTCCTGAACTATGTCGAGCGCCGCCGCGGCAAGGGCCCGAAGCTGGTCCCCGGCTTCTGCCTCGCCATCGAGCCCATGGTCGCCCTGGGCACCCCCCGTACGGCGGTCCTGGAGGACGACTGGACCGTGGTCTCCACGGACGGCACCTGGTCCTCCCACTGGGAGCACTCGGTGGCGGTGACGGAGGAGGGCCCCCTGGTCCTGACGGCACCTGATGGCGGCAAGGCGAAGCTGGCGGAGATGGGGATCACGGCCGCGCCCGATCCGCTGGGGTGA
- the truA gene encoding tRNA pseudouridine(38-40) synthase TruA, which translates to MSDEAADGFVRVRLDLSYDGSDFSGWAKQAGGRRTVQGEIESALRTVTRSEQTYELTVAGRTDAGVHARGQVAHVDLPESVWAEHEEKLLKRLAGRLPKDVRVWSVAPAPSGFNARFSAVWRRYAYRVTDHPGGVDPLLRGHVLWHDWPLDVAAMNAAARDLLGEHDFAAYCKRREGATTIRTLQELSLVRGDDGIITATVRADAFCHNMVRSLIGALLFVGDGHRPPEWPGKVLAAGVRDSAVHVVRPHGLTLEEVGYPADELLAARNREARNKRTLPGAGCC; encoded by the coding sequence GTGAGTGATGAAGCAGCGGACGGGTTCGTGCGCGTACGGCTCGACCTGAGTTACGACGGCAGTGACTTCTCCGGGTGGGCCAAGCAGGCCGGCGGGCGGCGGACCGTGCAGGGGGAGATCGAGAGCGCGCTGCGGACCGTGACCCGGTCCGAGCAGACGTACGAGCTGACCGTGGCCGGACGCACCGATGCCGGGGTGCACGCGCGCGGGCAGGTGGCCCACGTCGACCTGCCGGAGAGCGTGTGGGCCGAGCACGAGGAGAAGCTGCTGAAGCGGCTCGCCGGACGGCTGCCCAAGGACGTACGGGTGTGGTCCGTGGCGCCCGCGCCGAGCGGGTTCAACGCGCGGTTCTCCGCCGTGTGGCGGCGGTACGCGTACCGGGTCACCGACCATCCGGGCGGCGTCGACCCGCTGCTGCGCGGGCACGTGCTGTGGCACGACTGGCCGCTCGACGTGGCGGCCATGAACGCCGCCGCGCGGGACCTGCTCGGGGAGCACGACTTCGCCGCGTACTGCAAGCGGCGCGAGGGCGCCACCACCATCCGGACCCTCCAGGAGCTGAGCCTGGTGCGCGGGGACGACGGGATCATCACCGCGACCGTGCGCGCCGACGCCTTCTGCCACAACATGGTGCGCTCGCTGATCGGCGCCCTGCTGTTCGTCGGCGACGGACACCGGCCGCCGGAGTGGCCGGGCAAGGTGCTCGCCGCCGGGGTGCGGGACTCGGCCGTGCACGTGGTGCGGCCGCACGGGCTCACGCTGGAGGAGGTCGGCTACCCGGCCGACGAGCTGCTGGCCGCCCGCAACCGCGAGGCGCGCAACAAGCGGACCCTGCCGGGGGCGGGCTGTTGCTGA
- the rpsK gene encoding 30S ribosomal protein S11 codes for MPPKGRQGAAKKVRRKEKKNVAHGHAHIKSTFNNTIVSITDPTGNVISWASAGHVGFKGSRKSTPFAAQMAAESAARRAQEHGMRKVDVFVKGPGSGRETAIRSLQATGLEVGSIQDVTPTPHNGCRPPKRRRV; via the coding sequence ATGCCCCCCAAGGGACGTCAGGGCGCTGCCAAGAAGGTGCGCCGCAAGGAAAAGAAGAACGTCGCTCACGGCCACGCGCACATCAAGAGCACGTTCAACAACACGATCGTGTCCATCACGGACCCGACCGGCAACGTGATCTCGTGGGCCTCCGCCGGCCACGTCGGCTTCAAGGGTTCGCGCAAGTCGACCCCGTTCGCCGCGCAGATGGCCGCCGAGTCGGCCGCCCGTCGCGCGCAGGAGCACGGCATGCGCAAGGTCGACGTGTTCGTCAAGGGCCCGGGTTCGGGTCGCGAGACCGCCATCCGTTCGCTCCAGGCGACCGGTCTTGAGGTCGGCTCCATCCAGGACGTCACGCCCACCCCGCACAACGGCTGCCGTCCGCCCAAGCGTCGCCGCGTCTGA
- a CDS encoding cellulose synthase catalytic subunit, which yields MVSQVELAWSAPLLWVYSPLLLFTVVYYLVSLRVNGFSRDFDLKRHRRLVRGWRPEAHPSVDVFLPVCGEPIQVLHNTWRHVRAMADRYPGACLPFVLDDGASPELAAMARDFGFRYGTRENRGWFKKAGNLHFGFGRSDGTYILILDADFTPRADLLQELLPYLESDDRVGIVQSPQYFRVLDSQNWIERGAGAVQELFYRSVQVSRQGSDGAICVGSCAVYRRTALEANGGSTLIEHSEDVHTGFDLRGLGWGLRYVPVALSTGVCPDTAGAFFNQQYRWCSGSMSLLGSAKFWQRKINLSTRLCYLSGFLYYIHTALFTFAAPVVPLMLLLVLPGKLLVENLHLVLPSILYATIVFPMWHRTPYRLEAWAARMMYGWAHVFAIWDILRRNRVGWRPTGSSGARSDKTRRFWIGMWVWSGGTAVLWVGAAVWRMLTMNAPDFALILSSGLFYALVVGRVLVQPRAESAP from the coding sequence GTGGTCAGCCAGGTCGAACTGGCCTGGTCCGCACCGCTGTTGTGGGTGTACTCGCCTCTCCTGCTCTTCACCGTCGTCTACTACCTCGTGTCGCTGCGGGTGAACGGCTTCTCCCGGGACTTCGACCTCAAGCGCCACCGCCGTCTGGTGCGCGGCTGGCGGCCCGAGGCCCATCCGTCCGTGGACGTCTTCCTGCCGGTGTGCGGGGAGCCGATCCAGGTGCTCCACAACACCTGGCGGCACGTACGGGCGATGGCCGACCGCTACCCGGGCGCGTGCCTGCCGTTCGTCCTGGACGACGGCGCGTCCCCCGAACTCGCCGCCATGGCACGGGACTTCGGCTTCCGGTACGGGACCCGGGAGAACCGGGGCTGGTTCAAGAAGGCCGGCAATCTGCACTTCGGGTTCGGCCGCTCCGACGGCACGTACATCCTGATCCTGGACGCCGACTTCACCCCGCGCGCCGATCTGCTCCAGGAGCTGCTGCCCTACCTGGAGTCCGACGACCGCGTCGGCATCGTGCAGTCGCCGCAGTACTTCCGGGTGCTCGACTCGCAGAACTGGATCGAGCGCGGCGCGGGTGCCGTGCAGGAGCTGTTCTACCGGTCCGTGCAGGTGTCCCGGCAGGGCAGTGACGGCGCCATCTGCGTGGGCAGTTGTGCCGTGTACCGGCGGACCGCCCTGGAGGCCAACGGCGGCAGCACCCTCATCGAGCACTCCGAGGACGTGCACACGGGATTCGATCTGCGGGGCCTCGGCTGGGGCCTGCGGTACGTGCCGGTCGCCCTGTCCACCGGGGTGTGCCCGGACACCGCCGGCGCCTTCTTCAACCAGCAGTACCGGTGGTGCTCGGGCTCCATGAGCCTGCTGGGCAGCGCCAAGTTCTGGCAGCGGAAGATCAACCTGTCGACCCGGCTCTGCTACCTGTCCGGGTTCCTCTACTACATCCACACGGCGCTGTTCACCTTCGCCGCTCCCGTCGTCCCGCTGATGCTGCTGCTCGTCCTGCCGGGCAAGCTGCTGGTGGAGAACCTGCACCTGGTGCTGCCCAGCATCCTCTACGCCACGATCGTCTTCCCGATGTGGCACCGCACGCCCTACCGCCTGGAGGCCTGGGCCGCCCGCATGATGTACGGCTGGGCGCACGTCTTCGCCATCTGGGACATCCTGCGCAGGAACCGCGTGGGCTGGCGGCCCACCGGCTCCTCCGGCGCGAGGAGCGACAAGACCCGCAGGTTCTGGATCGGCATGTGGGTGTGGAGCGGCGGCACCGCGGTGCTGTGGGTGGGCGCCGCGGTCTGGCGGATGCTCACCATGAACGCCCCCGACTTCGCCCTGATCCTGTCCTCCGGCCTGTTCTACGCCCTCGTCGTGGGCCGGGTCCTCGTGCAGCCCCGAGCGGAGAGTGCCCCGTGA
- the rplQ gene encoding 50S ribosomal protein L17, with protein MPKPAKGARLGGSAAHEKLLLANLAKSLFEHGKITTTEAKARRLRPYAERLVTKAKKGDLHNRRQVLTVITDKSVVHTLFTEIAPRYENRPGGYTRITKIGNRRGDNAPMAVIELVEALTVAQQATGEAEAATKRAAKDAEPKTEAPAEVVEDAKPADEAAAEESKDA; from the coding sequence ATGCCGAAGCCCGCCAAGGGTGCCCGTCTGGGCGGCAGCGCCGCGCACGAGAAGCTGCTTCTCGCGAACCTCGCGAAGTCGCTCTTCGAGCACGGCAAGATCACGACGACCGAGGCGAAGGCCCGTCGTCTGCGTCCGTACGCGGAGCGTCTGGTCACCAAGGCGAAGAAGGGCGACCTTCACAACCGCCGTCAGGTGCTCACGGTCATCACGGACAAGAGCGTCGTCCACACGCTCTTCACCGAGATCGCCCCGCGCTACGAGAACCGTCCGGGTGGCTACACCCGCATCACCAAGATCGGTAACCGCCGTGGCGACAACGCGCCCATGGCTGTCATCGAGCTGGTCGAGGCCCTGACGGTCGCGCAGCAGGCCACCGGTGAGGCCGAGGCCGCCACCAAGCGTGCCGCCAAGGACGCCGAGCCGAAGACCGAGGCTCCGGCCGAGGTCGTCGAGGACGCCAAGCCGGCCGACGAGGCCGCCGCTGAGGAGTCCAAGGACGCCTGA
- the rpsM gene encoding 30S ribosomal protein S13, giving the protein MARVEGVDLPRDKRIEVALTYVFGIGRTRAQLTLDTVGIDRNIRVRDLSEEDLVKIREYVDQNFQTEGDLRREIQADIRRKVEIGCYQGLRHRRGLPVRGQRTSTNARTRKGPRRAIAGKKKPGKK; this is encoded by the coding sequence ATGGCACGCGTTGAAGGCGTTGACCTCCCGCGCGACAAGCGCATCGAGGTCGCCCTCACCTACGTGTTCGGCATCGGGCGTACGCGCGCCCAGCTGACGCTGGACACGGTCGGTATCGACCGCAACATCCGTGTTCGCGACCTGAGCGAGGAAGACCTCGTCAAGATCCGCGAGTACGTGGACCAGAACTTCCAGACCGAGGGTGACCTCCGTCGCGAGATCCAGGCCGACATCCGCCGCAAGGTCGAGATCGGCTGCTACCAGGGTCTGCGCCACCGTCGTGGTCTGCCGGTCCGCGGCCAGCGCACCAGCACGAACGCTCGTACCCGCAAGGGCCCGCGTCGCGCCATCGCCGGCAAGAAGAAGCCGGGCAAGAAGTAG
- a CDS encoding glycosyl hydrolase, whose protein sequence is MTPTRTTPTARRGAGLVLAAVLALGGCSLGGNSGHGQGGSGSRGGDGGPSAQAEQRAPYDVTPLLKPAKKYFGAAVDGAPNSMKPVDAYAKLTGKRPNLVEYYAAWGDGFDATGVRNAWRAGALTLMSWEPFDATLADIAAGERDTYLTSYATAVKKLNLPVVIDFADEMNGPWEKWGTRHVTPRQYVAAWRHIHDTFAEVGATNVIWAWSPNVVDPMPDVRLAPYYPGDAYVDWVGLVGYFSGPRATSFDAVFGRTIREIRRFSAKPLLLLETAADPGPRRSADVRHLFEGVEGDDDLIGFVWFNYDKRADWRLEASPAGLEQFRKLAADDRFGFDVRNPR, encoded by the coding sequence GTGACACCGACGCGTACGACCCCCACGGCCCGGCGCGGCGCGGGCCTCGTCCTGGCCGCCGTCCTCGCGCTCGGCGGCTGCTCCCTGGGCGGCAACTCCGGCCACGGGCAGGGCGGTTCGGGCTCGCGCGGCGGTGACGGCGGCCCGTCGGCGCAGGCCGAACAGCGGGCGCCCTACGACGTGACCCCGCTGCTCAAGCCCGCCAAGAAGTACTTCGGCGCGGCCGTCGACGGCGCCCCGAACTCGATGAAGCCCGTCGACGCGTACGCGAAGCTCACCGGCAAGCGGCCCAACCTCGTCGAGTACTACGCGGCCTGGGGCGACGGCTTCGACGCCACCGGGGTGCGCAACGCCTGGCGCGCGGGCGCGCTGACGCTGATGTCCTGGGAGCCGTTCGACGCCACGCTCGCCGACATCGCCGCCGGCGAGCGGGACACGTACCTGACGTCGTACGCGACCGCGGTGAAGAAGCTGAACCTGCCCGTCGTCATCGACTTCGCCGACGAGATGAACGGCCCCTGGGAGAAGTGGGGAACCCGGCACGTCACCCCGCGGCAGTACGTCGCCGCCTGGCGGCACATCCACGACACGTTCGCCGAGGTGGGCGCCACGAACGTGATCTGGGCCTGGTCGCCGAACGTCGTCGACCCGATGCCGGACGTGCGCCTCGCGCCCTACTACCCGGGTGACGCGTACGTGGACTGGGTGGGCCTCGTCGGCTACTTCTCCGGCCCCCGGGCCACGTCGTTCGACGCCGTCTTCGGCCGGACGATCCGCGAGATCAGGCGGTTCAGCGCGAAGCCGCTGCTGCTCCTGGAGACGGCCGCGGACCCGGGACCCCGGCGCAGCGCCGACGTGCGCCACCTGTTCGAGGGCGTCGAGGGCGACGACGACCTCATCGGGTTCGTCTGGTTCAACTACGACAAGCGGGCCGACTGGCGCCTCGAGGCGAGCCCGGCGGGCCTCGAACAGTTCAGGAAGCTCGCCGCCGACGACCGCTTCGGCTTCGACGTCCGGAACCCGCGATGA
- the infA gene encoding translation initiation factor IF-1, with amino-acid sequence MAKKQGAIEIEGTVVESLPNAMFKVELQNGHQVLAHISGKMRMHYIRILPDDRVVVELSPYDLTRGRIVYRYK; translated from the coding sequence GTGGCCAAGAAGCAAGGTGCCATCGAGATCGAGGGCACTGTCGTCGAGTCTCTTCCGAACGCCATGTTCAAGGTCGAGCTCCAGAACGGCCACCAGGTCCTGGCACACATCAGCGGCAAGATGCGCATGCACTACATCCGTATCCTCCCTGACGACCGGGTCGTGGTGGAGCTGTCTCCGTACGACCTGACGCGTGGCCGGATCGTCTACCGGTACAAGTAG
- a CDS encoding DNA-directed RNA polymerase subunit alpha: protein MLIAQRPSLTEEVVDEFRSRFVIEPLEPGFGYTLGNSLRRTLLSSIPGAAVTSIRIDGVLHEFTTVPGVKEDVTDLILNIKQLVVSSEHDEPVVMYLRKQGPGLVTAADIAPPAGVEVHNPDLVLATLNGKGKLEMELTVERGRGYVSAVQNKQVGQEIGRIPVDSIYSPVLKVTYKVEATRVEQRTDFDKLIVDVETKQAMRPRDAMASAGKTLVELFGLARELNIDAEGIDMGPSPTDAALAADLALPIEELELTVRSYNCLKREGIHSVGELVARSEADLLDIRNFGAKSIDEVKAKLAGMGLALKDSPPGFDPTAAADAFGADDDADAGFVETEQY, encoded by the coding sequence ATGCTGATTGCTCAGCGTCCCTCGTTGACCGAAGAGGTCGTCGACGAGTTCCGCTCCCGGTTCGTCATCGAGCCGCTGGAGCCGGGCTTCGGCTACACCCTCGGCAACTCCCTCCGCCGCACCCTCCTCTCGTCGATCCCCGGCGCTGCTGTCACCAGCATCCGCATCGACGGTGTCCTGCACGAGTTCACCACCGTGCCGGGCGTCAAGGAGGACGTCACCGACCTCATCCTCAACATCAAGCAGCTGGTCGTCTCCTCGGAGCACGACGAGCCGGTCGTGATGTACCTGCGCAAGCAGGGCCCGGGTCTGGTCACCGCCGCCGACATCGCGCCCCCGGCCGGTGTCGAGGTGCACAACCCCGACCTCGTCCTCGCCACGCTCAACGGCAAGGGCAAGCTGGAGATGGAGCTGACCGTCGAGCGCGGTCGCGGTTACGTCTCCGCCGTGCAGAACAAGCAGGTCGGTCAGGAGATCGGGCGCATCCCGGTCGACTCGATCTACTCGCCGGTTCTCAAGGTCACGTACAAGGTCGAGGCCACGCGTGTCGAGCAGCGGACCGACTTCGACAAGCTGATCGTCGACGTCGAGACCAAGCAGGCCATGCGTCCCCGTGACGCCATGGCGTCCGCCGGCAAGACCCTGGTCGAGCTGTTCGGTCTCGCCCGCGAGCTGAACATCGACGCCGAGGGCATCGACATGGGTCCGTCCCCGACGGACGCCGCCCTGGCCGCCGATCTGGCGCTGCCGATCGAGGAGCTCGAGCTCACCGTTCGGTCGTACAACTGCCTCAAGCGCGAGGGCATCCACTCCGTGGGTGAGCTCGTCGCCCGCTCCGAGGCCGACCTGCTCGACATCCGCAACTTCGGTGCGAAGTCGATCGACGAGGTCAAGGCCAAGCTCGCCGGGATGGGTCTGGCGCTGAAGGACTCGCCTCCCGGGTTCGACCCGACCGCCGCCGCCGATGCCTTCGGCGCGGACGACGACGCGGACGCGGGCTTCGTCGAGACCGAGCAGTACTAA
- the rpmJ gene encoding 50S ribosomal protein L36 gives MKVKPSVKKICDKCRVIRRHGRVMVICDNPRHKQRQG, from the coding sequence ATGAAGGTCAAGCCGAGCGTCAAGAAGATCTGCGACAAGTGCAGGGTGATCCGCCGTCACGGCCGGGTCATGGTGATCTGCGACAACCCGCGCCACAAGCAGCGCCAGGGCTGA